One segment of Candidatus Micrarchaeum acidiphilum ARMAN-2 DNA contains the following:
- a CDS encoding Radical SAM domain protein, with translation MKKPAQLWEKLQSSKVVCNACARRCQIPEGSGGFCYIRRNIGGKLYLLSYGMISALQVDPIEKKPFYHFMPGSSVLGLGTSSCNFGCLFCQNHNISKDREINGVEIAPVEAVSIAMKYGAEGIAFTYNEPTIFIEYAIDVAKIAHKNGISTMFVSNGYLTKESIRLMKGNIDAVVVDFKGNGERIFSNKFEAIADEKPIFDALLELKAAGIHVEITDLIIPRVGDSEEACRKLARWVVRNLGPDIPMHFNRFHPDYKMTDYNATSFDTLKRHYDIAKDEGVNFAYIGNVPDTTYSNTYCPNCGSECIERDYMHVRKWALASGNTCPNCGASIPIIGKYANKPRQETVSLY, from the coding sequence ATGAAAAAACCTGCGCAATTATGGGAGAAATTACAAAGCTCTAAAGTGGTGTGCAACGCATGCGCCAGAAGGTGCCAAATACCCGAGGGCTCAGGCGGATTCTGCTACATACGCAGGAATATCGGCGGAAAGTTATATCTATTAAGCTACGGCATGATATCAGCACTGCAGGTCGACCCTATTGAAAAGAAACCCTTTTATCATTTCATGCCGGGAAGCAGCGTGTTGGGCCTTGGCACTTCCTCCTGCAATTTCGGCTGCCTATTTTGCCAAAACCACAATATATCAAAAGACAGGGAAATCAACGGTGTAGAAATTGCGCCAGTAGAAGCGGTATCTATTGCGATGAAATACGGTGCAGAGGGCATAGCATTTACCTATAACGAACCCACAATATTCATAGAATACGCAATAGATGTGGCAAAGATCGCCCATAAAAACGGAATTTCAACAATGTTTGTGAGCAACGGCTATCTTACCAAAGAATCCATACGGCTGATGAAGGGCAACATAGATGCGGTTGTTGTTGATTTCAAGGGCAACGGCGAAAGAATATTCTCGAACAAATTTGAAGCGATAGCAGATGAAAAGCCAATATTCGATGCTCTTCTTGAACTTAAGGCAGCCGGTATACACGTAGAAATAACAGATCTGATAATACCTAGAGTCGGAGATTCTGAAGAAGCCTGCAGAAAGCTGGCCAGGTGGGTCGTAAGAAATCTAGGTCCGGACATTCCAATGCACTTCAACAGGTTCCACCCTGATTACAAAATGACAGATTACAATGCAACAAGTTTTGATACTTTAAAACGCCATTATGACATAGCAAAGGACGAAGGTGTCAACTTTGCATATATCGGAAATGTGCCTGACACTACGTATTCTAATACGTACTGCCCAAACTGCGGCTCGGAATGCATAGAAAGGGACTATATGCACGTAAGAAAGTGGGCCCTAGCATCTGGAAACACCTGCCCAAACTGCGGCGCATCAATTCCAATAATCGGCAAATACGCAAATAAGCCCCGGCAAGAAACAGTTTCACTTTACTGA
- a CDS encoding metal dependent phosphohydrolase, translating into MQTSNQRKQNDAMYIRDPVFQDIKIDDVKSKLIDTRILQRLKYIKQMGFSYIVNMGATGTRFEHSLGTMKVTDEIASRIFPSKEKENEELAIVGLLHDIGHTPFSHETEETFIKTLHKTHEQIGYDLLNGEIKDIINDHGLSFSKIRRYFQGSGKGQIVTGPLGSDRIDYLIRDSYHTGVAYGVIDYTKIKNEITFAKNNVAIYASGLEGAESMLIARYYMYISVYLHKTSEIAASMFRKALEMAIEKGEIDPNNAARYTDDYAMYELQKLPSSSEMINKILNRRIFKLVAEIKTQDKDGITSEEAASALSAAGLDVSEFTVFENNLKGANDDILVVDRQKKKLGNLSEISKLFNVLTTLVNERKAIAVACTEKKFGIANSAIKKLYG; encoded by the coding sequence ATGCAGACAAGCAACCAGCGCAAACAAAATGATGCTATGTACATAAGAGACCCAGTATTTCAGGACATAAAGATCGACGATGTAAAGTCAAAATTGATAGATACCAGGATACTCCAGCGGCTCAAATACATAAAGCAGATGGGGTTCTCATACATAGTCAATATGGGTGCAACTGGCACAAGGTTCGAGCATTCGCTTGGAACAATGAAAGTAACGGACGAGATAGCCAGCAGGATATTTCCTAGCAAGGAGAAAGAAAACGAGGAGCTTGCAATTGTCGGGCTTTTGCACGACATAGGCCACACCCCATTTTCGCACGAGACCGAAGAAACTTTTATAAAAACTCTTCACAAGACTCACGAGCAGATCGGCTATGACCTTCTCAATGGAGAGATAAAGGACATAATAAACGACCACGGACTGTCTTTTAGCAAGATCAGACGGTATTTTCAGGGAAGCGGCAAAGGACAGATAGTTACCGGGCCCCTAGGATCAGACAGAATAGACTACCTGATAAGAGATTCTTACCATACTGGGGTAGCATACGGTGTTATAGACTATACTAAAATAAAAAACGAGATCACCTTTGCAAAAAATAATGTTGCGATATATGCTTCTGGCCTAGAAGGGGCCGAGTCGATGCTCATAGCACGGTATTACATGTACATATCCGTTTATCTTCACAAAACCTCAGAAATCGCGGCTTCGATGTTTAGAAAGGCATTGGAAATGGCCATTGAAAAAGGAGAAATTGACCCAAACAATGCAGCAAGGTACACCGACGACTATGCAATGTATGAACTGCAGAAATTACCGTCTTCATCAGAAATGATAAACAAAATACTAAACAGGCGCATTTTCAAGCTTGTTGCTGAGATTAAGACACAGGACAAAGACGGTATAACGTCTGAAGAAGCTGCCTCTGCGCTCTCAGCCGCCGGTCTTGACGTTAGCGAGTTTACTGTCTTCGAGAACAATCTTAAAGGCGCAAACGACGATATACTTGTTGTAGACCGCCAAAAAAAGAAATTGGGCAATTTAAGTGAAATATCTAAATTATTTAACGTGCTTACAACTTTGGTAAATGAACGGAAGGCAATAGCCGTGGCATGCACAGAAAAAAAGTTCGGCATTGCAAACTCTGCAATTAAAAAGCTATACGGTTAA
- a CDS encoding conserved hypothetical membrane protein, giving the protein MLNINLFNPTNVDLLSALVIAFILGLIHGITPDEHTWPITFSYAVGSYSTKGGMKAGFIFSSGFTIQRAIMSEVAFFALEGIFITAGAFGVTYIFVGVAMLLAGMYIKNRKIYPHWHFIEEKMAVFTGLHKHNSKYEKLEFEHKINPLESKDADATLKAVPLRLAFLHGLIAGFGFGAFALIIYTVLSPAMPNALWGWVPGALFGLGTMTMQIIFGGVFGRWLTKVKKLTNKGIAFVSRTISSDVLLYGGIAFAVVGSLILAFPGILSFGIITPIKIHNLHNLGVGFFIVIFVVVVISIISYLRAVKKAEDLGYTR; this is encoded by the coding sequence ATGTTAAACATAAACCTGTTTAACCCCACTAACGTCGACCTGCTGTCCGCATTAGTAATAGCATTTATCCTCGGCCTCATACACGGAATAACACCAGACGAGCACACTTGGCCGATAACTTTCTCTTACGCAGTAGGAAGTTATAGCACAAAGGGTGGAATGAAGGCTGGTTTCATATTTTCCAGCGGGTTTACAATACAGAGGGCGATAATGTCTGAGGTTGCCTTCTTTGCGCTCGAAGGCATTTTTATAACTGCCGGAGCGTTTGGAGTTACGTACATTTTTGTAGGGGTAGCTATGCTGCTTGCAGGGATGTACATAAAAAACAGGAAGATTTATCCACATTGGCACTTTATAGAGGAAAAAATGGCAGTCTTTACCGGACTGCACAAACACAATAGCAAGTATGAAAAACTGGAGTTTGAGCACAAGATCAACCCGCTGGAATCAAAAGATGCAGATGCTACACTGAAGGCCGTGCCGCTGCGCTTGGCGTTCTTGCACGGGCTTATTGCAGGTTTTGGATTCGGTGCCTTTGCGCTCATAATTTATACGGTGCTTTCGCCTGCCATGCCAAACGCACTCTGGGGATGGGTGCCTGGCGCTTTATTCGGCCTTGGCACTATGACAATGCAGATAATATTTGGCGGGGTGTTCGGCAGGTGGCTCACCAAAGTAAAAAAGTTAACGAACAAAGGAATAGCGTTTGTATCGCGCACCATAAGCTCTGATGTTTTGCTTTACGGGGGAATCGCTTTCGCGGTTGTCGGATCTCTGATACTTGCATTTCCTGGGATTCTCAGTTTTGGAATAATAACTCCGATCAAGATACACAACCTTCATAATCTGGGCGTTGGATTTTTTATAGTTATATTTGTAGTCGTAGTAATAAGCATAATCTCGTATTTGAGGGCGGTAAAGAAAGCCGAAGACCTTGGATATACCCGTTGA
- a CDS encoding DNA topoisomerase (ATP-hydrolyzing): MDENNYGARDIIVLSGPQGIRKRPAMYIGSTGSSGFIHLLYEVIDNSVDEAMAGYCKNILVKLGRENGVDYAEVTDDGRGIPVDIMPKEGKPAVEVIMTSIHAGAKFENKAYKVSGGLHGVGLTVVNALSSHTEVIVKRNSKVYRITFSRGVLTSGLEEIGTCGNETGTTIKFVPDTEIFSVDRFDTIQLTERLRYLSFLSPGLKIKLVDLREDSSEETNFYSENGIVDFINYLRGGKSDVSKPIIISKSDNSIKVDIGLQYVDGYNEELLSFVNKIKTPEGGTHVTGFRGALTRAITNYVQKNSKKKTSVNIEGEDTREGLIAVVAVMMQNPEFEGQTKEKLGNVNIKSVVENIAYTALSYYFEENPGEANKVIEKVSRAAEAREAAKRARELTRKKSLFEGAVLPGKLADCTESDPDKAEIFIVEGESAAGSSKQGRDRFYQAILPLRGKILNVEKATDEKIFNNAELHLMVTAFGTGIKEGFNIENLRYKKIILLTDADVDGSHIKTLLLTFFYRYLRPLIERGYIYIAQPPLYKVSHGREVKYAYSDSELSALMKENNGKGNVQRYKGLGEMNPEQLWETTMDPQKRIIKRISIKDAQIADAIFNILMGMDVVPRRKFLEEHSTEVSFLDV, from the coding sequence ATGGATGAAAATAACTATGGTGCCCGAGACATAATTGTGCTCTCCGGCCCCCAGGGCATAAGGAAAAGGCCTGCAATGTATATAGGCTCTACAGGCAGCTCTGGCTTCATACACTTGCTATACGAAGTTATTGACAATTCGGTAGACGAAGCCATGGCAGGATACTGCAAGAACATATTGGTAAAACTGGGTAGGGAAAACGGGGTTGATTACGCTGAGGTCACTGATGATGGCAGAGGAATACCTGTAGATATAATGCCGAAGGAGGGCAAGCCTGCTGTTGAGGTAATAATGACTTCCATACATGCGGGAGCAAAATTTGAAAACAAGGCGTACAAGGTTTCTGGCGGGCTTCACGGCGTTGGATTAACTGTAGTAAACGCCCTGTCTTCTCATACGGAGGTTATTGTAAAACGCAATTCAAAAGTTTATAGGATAACCTTCAGTCGCGGAGTTCTAACTAGTGGGCTTGAAGAGATAGGCACGTGCGGCAACGAAACGGGAACTACGATAAAATTCGTGCCTGACACCGAAATATTTTCTGTAGACAGGTTTGATACCATACAGTTGACAGAGCGCCTAAGGTACCTTTCCTTCCTGAGCCCGGGACTTAAAATAAAGCTTGTAGATTTGCGCGAAGACAGCTCTGAGGAAACCAACTTTTATTCTGAAAATGGGATTGTTGATTTTATCAATTACCTCAGGGGTGGAAAATCTGATGTCTCCAAGCCTATAATAATATCCAAAAGTGACAATTCCATAAAAGTAGACATAGGACTGCAATATGTGGACGGGTACAACGAGGAGCTGCTTTCCTTCGTCAACAAAATAAAAACTCCTGAAGGCGGTACGCATGTTACTGGATTCAGAGGAGCACTAACTAGGGCCATTACAAATTACGTTCAGAAGAATTCTAAGAAAAAAACTTCTGTTAATATAGAGGGAGAAGATACCAGAGAGGGGCTTATAGCAGTGGTTGCGGTAATGATGCAAAACCCAGAATTTGAAGGGCAAACCAAGGAGAAACTTGGAAATGTCAATATAAAGTCAGTTGTGGAGAACATTGCTTATACTGCGCTTTCCTACTACTTTGAAGAAAATCCCGGAGAAGCCAATAAGGTAATAGAGAAAGTCAGCAGGGCTGCCGAAGCGCGGGAAGCCGCAAAAAGAGCCAGGGAGCTCACAAGAAAGAAGAGCCTTTTTGAGGGCGCGGTCCTTCCGGGAAAACTTGCGGACTGCACAGAGTCTGATCCGGACAAGGCCGAAATTTTCATAGTTGAAGGAGAGAGTGCAGCGGGCTCAAGCAAACAGGGCAGGGATAGATTTTATCAGGCGATACTCCCTCTTAGAGGAAAAATATTGAATGTTGAAAAGGCCACGGACGAGAAAATATTCAACAATGCAGAACTGCACCTTATGGTAACTGCTTTCGGCACAGGGATAAAGGAGGGCTTCAACATAGAAAACCTCAGGTATAAAAAGATAATACTGCTTACTGATGCAGATGTTGACGGCAGCCACATAAAGACCCTGCTTCTCACGTTCTTTTACCGGTATCTCAGGCCGCTCATAGAAAGGGGGTATATTTACATTGCGCAGCCCCCGCTTTACAAGGTCTCGCACGGCCGCGAAGTTAAGTATGCCTATTCTGATTCCGAATTGAGCGCCTTGATGAAGGAGAACAACGGCAAAGGCAACGTACAGAGGTACAAAGGACTTGGGGAGATGAATCCGGAGCAGCTTTGGGAGACCACCATGGACCCGCAAAAACGTATCATTAAGCGCATCAGCATAAAGGACGCCCAGATAGCAGATGCGATATTCAACATATTGATGGGCATGGATGTTGTGCCTAGGAGGAAATTCCTCGAAGAACACTCGACAGAAGTGTCGTTCCTTGATGTGTGA
- a CDS encoding diphthine synthase, which yields MLYLIGTGLNRYGLTKEALETAKKCRILYIDNYTSIVDGGKIDELSKEIGKTIKIINRADMEEKVRALISEAKNEEVGILVGGDPLIATTHKTILIEARKLGINFGLVHGASILSAAIGESGLDFYRFGQICTIPKWTEHYKPVSFYETIYENYKRGLHSLILLDYDKEHESTIDVSYAVELLEMAETEYGRGLINDNARILVLHDIGMVSRRVQFFSITEAKKANFGHGVTTLIFPGKITELEMEALEIAVK from the coding sequence ATGTTGTACCTTATCGGCACTGGTCTGAACAGATACGGGCTTACTAAAGAGGCCTTGGAAACAGCCAAAAAGTGCAGAATTCTTTACATTGACAATTACACAAGCATAGTGGATGGGGGTAAAATCGACGAGCTGTCAAAGGAGATTGGCAAGACCATTAAAATAATAAACAGGGCGGATATGGAAGAAAAGGTGAGGGCACTCATATCAGAGGCAAAAAACGAAGAGGTAGGCATACTTGTTGGTGGAGATCCACTGATAGCAACAACACATAAGACTATACTGATTGAAGCGCGGAAACTCGGAATCAATTTTGGGCTTGTGCATGGCGCTTCGATACTGTCAGCGGCGATAGGTGAAAGTGGACTTGATTTTTACAGATTTGGCCAGATATGCACCATACCGAAGTGGACAGAGCACTACAAACCAGTTTCATTTTACGAAACAATCTATGAAAATTATAAGAGGGGCCTGCACAGCCTGATACTCCTAGATTACGACAAAGAGCATGAAAGCACGATAGACGTAAGTTATGCAGTAGAGCTTCTTGAAATGGCGGAAACAGAATACGGAAGAGGTTTAATAAATGATAATGCGCGTATATTGGTACTGCATGACATAGGAATGGTAAGCAGGAGAGTTCAGTTTTTTAGCATTACGGAGGCGAAAAAGGCAAATTTCGGGCATGGCGTAACGACATTAATTTTTCCTGGCAAGATTACGGAGCTTGAAATGGAAGCGCTCGAAATTGCAGTTAAGTGA
- a CDS encoding Vitamin K epoxide reductase yields the protein MFKWRNILIILLFLGLLVSVYLTIEHFQPSVLICPNTGIISCATVLTSKYSIILGIPLEIIVLAWFIIAMLISVYEQKISNKDLLTIWFMIGSAGVLYSFASQYLIGKICVYCMSLDAILILSSAIIFYNTIKVWNADKQPAQTK from the coding sequence ATGTTTAAATGGAGAAATATACTTATAATCCTTTTGTTTCTGGGCCTGTTGGTTTCTGTATACTTAACCATAGAGCACTTCCAGCCATCTGTTCTAATATGCCCAAACACCGGGATAATAAGCTGCGCGACTGTTTTAACAAGCAAATATTCAATCATACTCGGAATTCCACTGGAAATAATCGTCCTTGCCTGGTTTATAATCGCAATGCTGATTTCAGTATACGAGCAAAAAATATCAAACAAGGATTTGCTTACAATATGGTTCATGATAGGCTCGGCAGGTGTGCTCTATTCTTTCGCATCGCAATACCTTATAGGTAAAATATGCGTATACTGCATGAGCCTGGATGCAATACTAATACTGTCCTCCGCTATAATATTCTACAATACCATAAAAGTCTGGAATGCAGACAAGCAACCAGCGCAAACAAAATGA
- a CDS encoding tRNA intron endonuclease, with protein sequence MTLLLNINTKAKRISVSDQSTIDILRNGYFGEYRAGKLMLEVEEGLYLVDVRKAACTDENSKPVSFNDIAGVFIKRKKLMARYFTFKDWRDRGLIIKSPGLRFGEEEHVQAKRYPSSAINLKKYSVTGIFFPDDMVTVIDDDESGKDLYENFWLGQYGTYKVSEHGNLNKLDIYETLFLIDMGVISIKNFTRAQIVNIASARRTDIMKLYDVYKDWRTKGYVVKTGFKFGTNFRIYFPGAKPIKENNEWIHSKHVLHVFPRDSKLIISEWARAIRVAHSVRKTFILAIPGKTRKKKLAIDFELYHRRGGDIEIPGKNSPRFGMLSLSENERIGGSELSAIINEAKSRKLELVIAIADSETSVTYYKVRRVDLPKSEYEYYEIDWMQP encoded by the coding sequence ATGACGCTGTTGTTAAATATAAACACTAAAGCAAAACGCATTTCTGTCAGCGACCAGTCTACAATTGACATACTTAGAAATGGATATTTTGGCGAGTACAGGGCCGGCAAGCTGATGCTTGAAGTCGAGGAGGGCCTGTATCTAGTAGATGTCAGGAAGGCAGCATGCACTGACGAGAATTCGAAGCCGGTATCTTTTAATGACATAGCAGGCGTGTTTATAAAAAGAAAGAAGCTTATGGCGAGATATTTCACATTTAAGGATTGGAGGGACAGGGGGCTTATAATAAAGAGCCCTGGATTGCGATTTGGAGAGGAAGAGCATGTCCAGGCAAAAAGATATCCGTCATCTGCCATAAACCTGAAAAAGTATTCGGTTACCGGCATTTTCTTCCCAGACGACATGGTAACGGTTATAGACGATGATGAGAGTGGAAAGGATTTGTACGAGAATTTTTGGCTTGGACAATACGGGACCTACAAGGTAAGCGAACATGGAAACCTAAACAAACTTGATATCTATGAAACCTTATTTCTGATCGATATGGGCGTCATCTCAATCAAGAATTTTACGCGTGCGCAGATTGTGAACATTGCGAGTGCGAGAAGGACAGATATCATGAAGCTTTACGACGTGTACAAAGACTGGAGGACGAAGGGATACGTTGTGAAGACAGGTTTTAAGTTCGGAACCAACTTCAGAATCTATTTTCCTGGTGCGAAGCCCATAAAGGAAAACAATGAATGGATCCATTCAAAGCATGTCTTGCACGTTTTTCCCAGGGACTCCAAGCTCATAATATCGGAATGGGCGCGGGCCATACGCGTTGCCCACTCAGTTAGAAAAACTTTCATACTTGCAATACCTGGAAAGACAAGAAAGAAAAAGCTTGCAATAGACTTCGAACTTTATCACAGGCGTGGTGGAGACATAGAGATTCCCGGAAAAAACTCTCCGAGGTTCGGCATGCTGTCCTTGAGTGAGAATGAAAGGATAGGCGGAAGCGAGCTTTCCGCAATAATAAACGAGGCGAAATCGAGAAAGCTTGAGCTCGTAATTGCAATAGCCGACAGCGAAACCTCGGTCACTTACTATAAGGTGCGACGGGTAGACCTGCCAAAGAGTGAATACGAGTATTATGAGATCGACTGGATGCAGCCATAG
- a CDS encoding DEAD/DEAH box helicase domain protein: MLSVYDIFLKKYGSYTQIQKDAIPVIRSGNNCLLIAPTGSGKTEAAVLPVLDSIIESREKIGIVALYITPLRALNRDMIKRLSEICSRVGITISVRHGDTLRKDRSVQEKAPPQILITTPETLQSILPTKKLGAALKNVKFVIIDEIHELYYNKRGAQLSVGLERLKDMAGDFQRIGISATVGNSDVVSKFLGGGRKCEIVAIDARKQMHLEVYLPEKQKVKLKDIEEKFGLDEEAMARLETIAALVKKSKSTLIFANTRQIVEALGSRLVYLNSVYDFGGISVHHSSLDKDERIRVENDFKSGKVKSIIATSSLELGIDVGKIDLVVQYGSPRQALRLVQRVGRSGHSTGRVSNGAIIATNNADALEALSICDNVNSGKIEEFGVENNALDVLVNQLAGIALEKGECRIEAAYETVVRAYPYRNLKMETFIEAVEFMSKNHLLRYSEGVMRGTGGTRIYYYKHLSVLPDSKRFVVKSVVNNRILSTLDENFVINNIDEGSVFITKGLPWKVISIDEGTITIEPSTDLEAAVPDWVGEDIPVSKQVADAFMRNLENFRQAENKGFMDPAAFSMLKDFVSEVSSIYEIKSGEINIEEYDDYKVAYTFLGTLANEALSRLLGYLIGTEVGDSVNIKSSPYMIFFEARKNFDLEKVLRSISSQNVYGLLAEAIRDTDLFRYKFIGIAKLFGIVEKDASVSKSLARQLMRIFRNTLVYRETEREILDNYLDVGGLINFFEQIESGALKIKRIRLQKLSRLTNAILKSAYYTKELIMPLLPSDELLNSFVKYITSKSIGLVCTYCGFTFKRAASELEGMKFIECPSCRSTMIATDQEGYSELCYLKRANKKLNSAQKKKLREMMGEAGLINAYGWRGVAALSTYGIGPRTAARALRMLRGEERLFYMDLIEAQRQFIKNKKYWTI, translated from the coding sequence TTGTTGAGCGTGTACGATATATTCCTGAAAAAATATGGCAGCTACACGCAGATACAGAAAGATGCGATACCGGTAATTAGAAGTGGCAACAATTGCCTCTTGATTGCCCCTACAGGAAGCGGAAAGACAGAAGCGGCGGTCCTTCCGGTTCTTGATTCCATAATTGAATCCAGAGAAAAAATTGGGATAGTGGCGCTTTACATAACCCCGCTTCGGGCGCTAAACAGGGACATGATAAAAAGGCTTTCGGAGATATGCAGCAGGGTTGGCATAACGATATCTGTTAGGCATGGCGATACGCTAAGGAAGGACAGAAGCGTGCAGGAAAAAGCCCCGCCGCAAATACTAATAACCACTCCGGAAACGCTTCAGAGCATTCTGCCAACAAAAAAGCTCGGGGCCGCGCTGAAAAATGTAAAATTCGTTATAATCGATGAAATACACGAACTATATTACAATAAGAGAGGCGCCCAGCTCTCTGTCGGGCTTGAAAGGCTTAAGGACATGGCAGGAGACTTTCAGAGGATAGGAATAAGCGCCACCGTTGGAAATTCTGATGTGGTGAGTAAATTCTTAGGTGGGGGCAGGAAGTGCGAAATCGTGGCTATAGATGCTAGGAAACAGATGCATCTGGAAGTTTACCTTCCTGAGAAGCAAAAGGTAAAATTAAAAGATATCGAAGAAAAGTTCGGGCTGGATGAAGAGGCTATGGCAAGACTTGAGACGATTGCGGCGCTTGTAAAAAAGTCAAAGTCCACTTTGATATTCGCGAATACTAGGCAGATAGTAGAGGCCCTTGGAAGTAGGCTTGTTTATTTAAATTCTGTATATGATTTCGGGGGGATTTCGGTGCATCACAGCTCCCTGGACAAAGATGAAAGGATAAGGGTTGAAAACGACTTCAAGAGCGGCAAGGTAAAAAGTATAATAGCTACGAGTTCATTGGAATTGGGAATAGACGTCGGCAAAATAGACCTTGTTGTGCAATACGGATCTCCTAGGCAGGCCCTAAGACTCGTCCAGAGGGTAGGTAGGAGCGGGCATAGCACCGGAAGGGTTTCCAATGGGGCAATAATAGCCACGAATAATGCAGATGCTTTAGAGGCGCTGTCAATATGTGATAATGTAAATTCGGGAAAAATAGAGGAGTTCGGCGTTGAGAATAACGCGCTTGACGTTTTGGTTAATCAGTTGGCAGGCATAGCGCTAGAAAAAGGAGAGTGCAGGATAGAAGCTGCTTATGAGACAGTAGTGAGGGCTTATCCATACAGGAATTTGAAGATGGAAACGTTCATTGAAGCAGTAGAGTTTATGAGCAAAAACCATTTGCTTAGGTATTCGGAGGGAGTCATGCGCGGAACGGGAGGCACTAGAATTTATTATTACAAACACCTTAGCGTTCTCCCGGATTCGAAGAGGTTTGTTGTAAAAAGCGTGGTTAATAATAGGATACTTTCCACACTTGACGAAAATTTTGTAATCAACAATATAGATGAGGGCAGTGTTTTCATAACGAAAGGTTTGCCATGGAAAGTGATTAGCATAGATGAGGGCACAATAACAATAGAGCCCTCTACTGACCTTGAGGCTGCGGTTCCGGATTGGGTTGGAGAGGATATACCTGTGAGCAAGCAGGTGGCGGACGCTTTTATGAGGAACTTGGAAAATTTTAGACAAGCAGAAAACAAAGGGTTTATGGACCCTGCAGCTTTTTCGATGCTGAAGGATTTCGTTTCAGAGGTCTCTTCAATCTATGAAATAAAAAGCGGGGAGATCAATATAGAAGAATATGACGACTATAAGGTTGCATATACGTTTTTAGGCACGTTGGCGAACGAGGCGCTTTCACGCCTGCTAGGATACCTCATAGGCACTGAAGTAGGTGACTCGGTAAATATAAAATCGTCTCCGTACATGATATTTTTCGAGGCAAGAAAAAACTTTGACCTTGAAAAGGTATTGAGGTCCATATCTAGCCAGAACGTTTATGGGCTCTTGGCAGAGGCAATACGCGACACGGATCTCTTTAGGTATAAATTTATTGGGATAGCGAAGCTCTTCGGGATTGTTGAAAAGGATGCAAGCGTTTCTAAGTCCTTGGCCAGGCAGCTTATGCGCATCTTCAGAAATACTTTAGTTTACAGAGAAACAGAGAGGGAAATATTGGATAACTATCTTGACGTGGGAGGCCTGATAAACTTCTTTGAGCAGATAGAGTCTGGAGCGCTGAAAATAAAAAGGATTAGGCTTCAAAAGCTTTCCCGCCTAACAAACGCAATATTGAAGTCGGCTTACTATACGAAGGAGCTCATAATGCCGCTGCTGCCCAGCGACGAGCTGTTAAACTCGTTTGTAAAGTACATAACTTCGAAAAGCATTGGGCTTGTATGCACGTATTGCGGTTTTACCTTCAAACGGGCTGCAAGTGAGCTGGAGGGGATGAAATTTATAGAATGCCCTTCGTGCAGAAGCACAATGATAGCAACGGACCAGGAAGGCTATTCGGAGCTCTGCTACCTTAAACGTGCAAACAAGAAACTCAACAGCGCTCAGAAAAAGAAGCTTAGAGAGATGATGGGTGAGGCTGGCCTTATCAATGCGTATGGCTGGCGCGGTGTTGCTGCACTCTCAACCTATGGCATAGGTCCGCGTACAGCCGCAAGGGCACTTAGAATGCTAAGGGGCGAAGAGCGCCTTTTTTACATGGATTTGATAGAAGCGCAGAGGCAATTTATAAAAAATAAGAAGTATTGGACAATTTAA